The following are encoded in a window of Castanea sativa cultivar Marrone di Chiusa Pesio chromosome 9, ASM4071231v1 genomic DNA:
- the LOC142608600 gene encoding laccase-4-like produces the protein MNSNWVRALVLVMCIFPVLVECRVRNYKFNVVLRNTTRLCSTKPIVTVNGKFPGPTLYAREDDTVLVKVVNHVSYNVSIHWHGVRQLRTGWADGPAYITQCPIQTGQSYVYNFTLTGQRGTLLWHAHILWLRSTIHGALVILPKRGVPYPFPKPDNEVVVILAEWWKSDTEAVINEALQSGLAPNVSDAHTINGHPGQVANCSSEGGFTLPVQSGNTYLLRIINAALNEELFFKIAGHKLTVVEVDATYVKPVKLDTILIAPGQTTNVLVTANQNSGKYLVAASPFLDTPNVSVDNATATATLHYSGTLANSPTTLTIPPPTNATAVANKFITSLRSLNSNKYPAKVPLKVDHKLLFTVGLGINPCATCKAGNGSRAVASVNNVTFVMPTTALLQAHFFNISGVFTTDFPGQPPHAFNYTGTPPSVLQTKNGTKAYKLSYNSSVELVLQDTGIIAPENHPVHLHGFNFFAVGRGLGNYNPKTDPKSFNLVDPVERNTIGVPSGGWVAIRFLADNPGVWFMHCHLEVHTTWGLKMAFVVDNGKGPNESILPPPSDLPKC, from the exons ATGAATTCGAATTGGGTTCGAGCTTTAGTTCTTGTGATGTGCATTTTTCCAGTTTTGGTCGAATGCAGGGTTCGCAACTACAAGTTTAAT GTGGTGCTGAGAAATACTACCAGACTCTGTTCAACCAAGCCCATTGTCACCGTGAATGGGAAGTTTCCAGGACCCACACTTTATGCCAGGGAAGACGATACAGTGCTAGTGAAGGTCGTCAACCATGTCTCGTATAATGTCTCCATCCACTG GCATGGAGTTAGGCAACTCCGAACAGGTTGGGCAGATGGGCCAGCGTACATAACTCAATGTCCAATCCAGACAGGGCAGAGCTATGTGTACAATTTCACCCTCACCGGCCAACGGGGAACACTCCTTTGGCATGCACATATTTTGTGGCTAAGGTCAACTATCCATGGTGCCTTAGTTATCTTGCCAAAGCGTGGTGTCCCTTACCCATTCCCTAAGCCAGACAACGAAGTCGTTGTCATATTAG CTGAATGGTGGAAATCAGACACTGAAGCCGTGATCAACGAAGCTCTCCAGTCCGGACTAGCTCCAAATGTCTCGGATGCTCATACAATTAATGGCCATCCAGGGCAAGTCGCTAATTGTTCCTCAGAAG GTGGGTTCACATTGCCAGTCCAAAGTGGTAACACCTACTTGCTACGCATAATCAATGCTGCGCTCAATGAAGAGCTATTCTTCAAAATAGCTGGGCATAAACTCACAGTAGTAGAAGTAGATGCTACCTATGTAAAACCAGTCAAGCTTGACACAATTCTGATTGCCCCTGGCCAAACCACCAATGTCCTAGTAACTGCTAATCAAAATTCTGGAAAATACTTAGTAGCTGCCTCACCATTCTTGGACACTCCAAATGTTTCTGTTGATAATGCAACAGCGACCGCCACATTGCACTATTCAGGCACACTAGCTAATTCCCCCACAACTCTTACTATTCCACCCCCAACAAATGCTACAGCAGTTGCAAACAAATTTATAACCTCTCTCCGAAGCCTTAATTCGAACAAATACCCCGCTAAGGTCCCATTGAAGGTTGATCATAAGCTTTTGTTCACTGTCGGACTAGGAATCAACCCTTGTGCTACTTGCAAAGCCGGTAATGGAAGCCGGGCAGTGGCTTCTGTTAACAATGTCACATTTGTTATGCCAACCACTGCTTTACTTCAAGCACATTTCTTCAACATTAGTGGTGTTTTCACTACTGATTTTCCTGGCCAACCACCACATGCTTTTAACTATACGGGTACTCCACCATCAGTTTTACAGACCAAAAATGGGACAAAGGCTTATAAGCTGTCTTACAATTCTTCAGTTGAACTTGTTTTGCAAGACACTGGAATCATTGCCCCTGAGAACCATCCAGTCCATCTACATGGGTTTAATTTCTTTGCTGTTGGTAGGGGACTCGGGAATTATAATCCAAAGACAGATCCCAAAAGTTTCAACCTTGTTGATCCTGTTGAGAGGAACACAATTGGTGTGCCATCTGGTGGATGGGTTGCAATCAGATTTCTAGCAGATAATCCAG GAGTTTGGTTCATGCATTGTCATTTGGAAGTGCACACAACATGGGGACTTAAAATGGCATTTGTCGTGGACAATGGAAAAGGACCAAATGAGTCAATTCTACCTCCTCCAAGTGATCTTCCTAAATGCTGA
- the LOC142610876 gene encoding transcription factor DIVARICATA codes for MNPEIEIQSPASYFQNSNWLYQESKGTNWTLEENKLFENALALFDKDTPDRWLRIAAIIPGKTVGDVMKQYRELEEDVSDIEAGLIPIPGYGSNSFTLEWVNNQGFGDLKQFYSVGGKRGASTRPSDQERKKGIPWTEEEHRQFLLGLKKYGKGDWRNIARNYVTTRTPTQVASHAQKYFIRQLSGGKDKRRSSIHDITTVNVPETKSPSSDSKRSPSPDHCAMVMQPQQHLETGIISRQQQYDWKTPYETTTMAFNPANINMFMTPFCGISSYGPNLQEQNLFRSTLHGSQFGAYNTMFQMQPMQHQ; via the exons ATGAATCCGGAAATTGAAATTCAGTCTCCAGCCTCCTATTTTCAGAATTCTAACTGGTTGTATCAGGAAAGCAAGGGAACTAATTGGACCTTGGAAGAGAATAAGCTGTTTGAGAATGCTCTTGCTTTATTCGATAAGGATACCCCGGATCGATGGCTTAGGATTGCGGCCATAATCCCGGGCAAGACTGTAGGAGATGTGATGAAACAGTACAGGGAGTTGGAAGAAGATGTTAGTGACATAGAGGCGGGCTTGATTCCAATTCCTGGTTATGGTAGTAATTCTTTCACACTGGAGTGGGTGAACAATCAAGGCTTTGGTGATTTGAAACAATTCTATAGTGTTGGTGGAAAGAGGGGCGCCTCTACTCGGCCTTCTGATCAGGAAAGGAAGAAAGGGATACCATGGACAGAAGAAGAGCACAG GCAATTTCTGCTGGGTCTCAAGAAGTATGGTAAAGGTGACTGGAGAAATATCGCTCGCAATTATGTGACCACTAGGACCCCTACACAGGTAGCTAGTCACGCTCAGAAGTACTTTATCAGGCAGCTTTCAGGAGGGAAGGATAAGAGAAGGTCTAGCATCCATGATATTACTACTGTCAATGTTCCAGAAACTAAATCTCCTTCTTCAGACAGTAAAAGATCTCCTTCACCAGATCACTGTGCAATGGTTATGCAGCCTCAGCAGCATCTAGAGACGGGCATTATCAGTAGACAGCAGCAATATGACTGGAAAACACCATATGAGACCACAACCATGGCTTTCAACCCAGCAAATATAAACATGTTCATGACACCATTTTGTGGGATTTCTTCATATGGACCTAACCTGCAGGAACAAAATCTATTCCGGAGCACCCTTCACGGATCTCAGTTTGGAGCTTACAATACAATGTTTCAGATGCAGCCAATGCAACATCAGTGA